A stretch of DNA from Streptomyces venezuelae:
CGTCCAGCTGATCCACGACGGCCAGGTCGACCTGATCGTCAACACCCCGTACGGCACGGGTGGCCGCCTCGACGGCTACGAGATCCGTACGGCGGCCGTGGCGCGCAGCGTCCCGTGCCTGACCACGGTCCAGGCGCTGGCCGCCGCCGTCCAGGGCATCGACGCGCTCAACCACGGCGACGTGGGCGTCCGCTCCCTCCAGGAGCACGCGGAGCACCTGACCGCGGCCCGCGACTAGCAGCCCGTCCGAGCAGGGGGACACCGGTTTCACAACGGGTGTCCCCCTTCTCATGAGTGCACAAGGGACATTCGGGACAATGTACAAACTGTTCTTCAACCTGGTCTTCAAGCGGATGGACCCGGAGCAGGCCCACCACCTCGCCTTCCGCTGGATCCGGCTGGCCGCGCGGATCCCGGTGCTGCGCACCTTCCTCGCTGCCGCCCTGGCCCCCCGCCACACCGAGCTCCGCACCGAGGCGCTCGGCCTGCGGATGCACGGCCCGTTCGGCCTGGCGGCCGGCTTCGACAAGAACGCCGTCGCGATCGACGGGATGTCGATGCTCGGCTTCGACCACATCGAGATCGGCACCGTCACCGGCCAGGCCCAGCCCGGCAACCCCAAGAAGCGGCTGTTCCGGCTCGTCCCGGACCGTGCGCTGATCAACCGGATGGGCTTCAACAACGAGGGCTCGGCGGCCGTGGCGGCCCGGCTGGCCGCCCGCAACCCGGTCTTCAAGACCGTGGTGGGCGTCAACATCGGCAAGACCAAGGTGGTGCCGGAGGCCGAGGCCGCCGCGGACTACGTGCTCTCCACCGAGCGCCTCGCCCGGCACGCCGACTACCTGGTCGTGAACGTCTCCTCGCCGAACACCCCGGGCCTGCGCAACCTCCAGGCCACCGAGTCGCTGAGGCCGCTGCTCACGGCCGTCCGCGAGGCCGCCGACCGCACGGTCACCGGCCGCCGGGTGCCGCTGCTCGTCAAGATCGCCCCCGATCTGGCCGACGAGGACGTGGACGCGGTCGCCGACCTGGCCCTGGAGCTGGGCCTGGACGGGATCATCGCCACCAACACCACGATCGCCCGCGAGGGCCTGGGCCTGAAGTCGGACCCGTCCCTGGTCGAGGAGACCGGCGGACTGTCCGGCGCCCCGGTCAAGGAGCGCTCCCTGGCGGTCCTGCGCCGCCTGTACGCCCGTGTGGGCGACCGGATGGTGCTGGTCGGGGTCGGCGGCATCGAGAACGCCGAGGACGCCTGGCAGCGGATCCTGGCGGGCGCCACCCTGGTCCAGGGCTACAGCGCCTTCATCTACGAGGGCCCGTTCTACGCCCGCGCCATCCACAAGGGCCTGGCCGCGCGCCTGGCCAACAGCCCGTACGCGACCCTCGCCGACGCGGTGGGCGCCGAAACCCGAAAGGCCGCCAAGTGACTCCCTCCTTCGGTACCCGCCTGCGCACCGCCATGGACGAGCGGGGTCCGCTGTGCGTCGGCATCGACCCGCACGCGGCGCTGCTCGCCTCCTGGGGCCTGAACGACGACATCGCCGGCCTGGAGAAGTTCTCCCGCACGGTGGTCGAGGCGCTGGCCGACCAGGTCGCGGTCTTCAAGCCGCAGGCCGCCTTCTTCGAGCGGTTCGGCTCGCGGGGCGTCGCGGTGCTGGAGCAGACGGTCGCCGACGCCCGGGCCGCGGGCACGCTGGTGGTGATGGACGCGAAGCGGGGTGACATCGGCTCTACCATGGCCGCGTACGCCGAGGCCTTCCTGAACCCGGCCTCGCCGCTGTTCTCGGATGCGCTGACCGTCTCCCCGTACCTGGGCTACGGCTCGCTGAAGCCGGCCGTGGACCTGGCGCGGGAGTCCGGTGCCGGCCTGTTCGTGCTGGCCCTCACCTCCAACCCGGAGGGTTCGGAGGTCCAGCGGGCGGTCCGGGAGGACGGCCGGACCATCGGTGCCACCATGCTGGCGCACCTGGCGGCCGAGAACGCCGGAGCCGAGCCGATGGGCTCCTTCGGGGCCGTGGTGGGCGCCACCCTGGGCGACCTGTCCTCCTTCGACCTCGACATCAACGGGCCGCTGCTGGCCCCGGGCATCGGAGCGCAGGGCGCGACGGCCGCGGACCTGCCGGCCGTCTTCGGTCCGGCCGTCCGCAACGTGGTACCGAACGTCTCGCGGGGTGTGCTGCGGCACGGGCCCGACGTGGCGGCGCTGCGCACCTCGGCGCGCGCCTTCGCGGACGAGATCCGCGCGGCCGTGGCCTGAGGCGGCACCCGCCGCAGGTCACCCGCAGGTCACCCGTCGGCCGGGCCGCACGGCGGCCCGGCCGGTGAAGATCGGCTCGTTCTTCCGTACAGGAGGACTCGCGTCCGGCATGACCTGACGAAATCGCAGGTCTTCCGTCGGACAAAACCGGGGGGAATTGTCGGTGATGTACGGTTCAGTGGAGGCTGACCAGGACTTTTCGTCCGTTCTCGCTGACTGGAGCGGCGCAGGCCGCTAGTCTCCGACCAGAGCGAACGAGCGCAACCGCTGTTCGTGAGCTCGCCCGGTGCGGCGCCACTGGTCTGCCCACCGGTCCTATCCGACAGTTCGACATCCGAGGTGACGTAGGCGTGGCTCTTCCGCCCCTTACCCCTGAACAGCGCGCAGCCGCGCTCGAAAAGGCCGCCGCGGCTCGCCGGGAGCGGGCCGAGGTGAAGAATCGACTCAAGCACTCCGGTGCCTCCCTGCACGAGGTGATCAAGCAGGGACAGGAGAACGACGTCATCGGCAAGATGAAGGTCTCCGCCCTCCTTGAGTCCCTGCCGGGCGTGGGCAAGGTCCGCGCCAAGCAGATCATGGAGCGCCTCGGCATCTCCGAGTCCCGGCGTGTCCGGGGTCTCGGTTCCAACCAGATCGCCTCTCTGGAGCGCGAGTTCGGCGGCAGCGGCGCCTGACGCGTCGCCCGAAGTTCTCCCGGCGTTCTCAGGCAGTCCCGAGAACCTGGATAATCGCTTCATGGCAGCAGAGGTTCGTCCGCGGCTGACCGTGCTCTCCGGCCCCTCCGGGGTCGGCAAGAGCACGGTCGTCGCGCATATGCGCAAGGTCCACCCCGAGGTCTGGCTCTCGGTGTCGGCCACCACCCGTAAGCCGCGACCCGGTGAGCGACACGGTGTCCACTACTTCTTCGTCACCGACGACGAGTTCGACAAGCTGATCGCCAACGGCGAGCTGCTGGAGTGGGCCGAGTTCGCGGGCAACCGCTACGGCACCCCCCGGGCGGCCGTCATGGAGCGCCTCGACCGGGGCGAGCCGGTGCTGCTGGAGATCGACCTGCAGGGCGCCCGCCAGGTGCGCGAGTCGATGCCCGAGGCGCTGCTGGTCTTCCTCGCCCCGCCGAGCTGGGAGGAGCTGGTCCGCCGGCTCACCGGCCGGGGGACCGAATCCCCGGAGGTCATCGAGCGCCGGCTGACCACCGCGAAGGTCGAGCTCGCGGCCGAATCCGAGTTCGACACCACCCTGGTCAACACCTCCGTCGAGGACGTGGCGCGTGAGCTGCTAGCCTTGATGGAAGTTGTTTGATCGTTTGTTTGATCATTTACCCATCTTCGGAAGGTAGAGCGTGTCCTCTTCCATTGCCGCGCCCGAGGGCATCATCAACCCGCCGATCGACGAGCTGCTCGAGGCGACCGACTCGAAGTACAGCCTCGTGATCTACGCGGCCAAGCGCGCGCGTCAGATCAACGCGTACTACTCGCAGCTCGGCGAGGGCCTGCTCGAGTACGTCGGCCCGCTGGTGGACACCCACGTCCACGAGAAGCCGCTTTCGATCGCGCTGCGCGAGATCAACGCGGGTCTGCTGACCTCCGAGGCCATCGAGGCCCCGGCCCAGTAAGGCACGACATTCCTTTCACCACAGGCCCGGCAGTGCCTCTGCCGGGCCTGTGGTGTGTCATGGGTACCGACGACAACCGATCACGGGAGTAGCAGTGGGCAGCAAGCCGAAGGTGGTCCTGGGGGTCAGCGGCGGGATCGCCGCCTACAAGGCCTGCGAGCTGCTGCGGCGGCTGACCGAGTCCGGACACGAGGTCCGGGTGGTCCCGACCGAGTCCTCGCTGAACTTCGTGGGCGAGGCCACCTGGGCCGCGCTCTCCGGCAACCCGGCCTCCACCGAGGTCTGGGAGACCGTGCACGAGGTGCCGCACGTCCGGATCGGCCAGGGCGCCGACCTGGTGGTGGTCGCCCCGGCCACCGCCGACCTGCTGGCCAAGGCCGCGCACGGACTCGCCGACGACCTGCTCACCAACACACTGCTCACGGCCCGCTGCCCGGTGGTGTTCGCCCCCGCCATGCACACCGAGATGTGGGAGCACCCCGCCACCCAGGAGAACGTGGCCACCCTCCGGCGGCGCGGCGCCCTGGTCATCGAGCCCGCCGTGGGCCGGCTCACCGGCAAGGACACCGGCAAGGGCCGGCTGCCCGACCCCGAGGAGATCTTCGAGGTCTGCCGCCACGTCCTCAGGAGGAGCGGCCAGGGGCGCGGCATCACCGAATCCGACCTGGCCGGCCGCCATGTGGTGATCAGCGCGGGCGGCACCCGCGAGCCGCTCGACCCGGTCCGGTTCCTCGGCAACCGCTCCTCCGGCAAGCAGGGCTACGCCCTCGCCCGTACCGCCGTGGCCCGCGGCGCCCGGGTCACCCTGATCGCCGCCAACACCGCACTGCCCGACCCGGCCGGGGCCGATGTCGTACGCGTCGGGACCGCCCTGCAGCTGCGGGAGGCGGTGCTGAAGGCGGCGGCCGACGCGGACGCGGTGGTGATGGCCGCGGCAGTGGCCGACTTCCGGCCGGTCGCCTACGCGGCCGGAAAGATCAAGAAGCAGGACGGACAGGAGCCGGCCCCGGTCGACCTGACACGTAATCCGGACGTCCTCGCGGAGATCTCCGCCCACCGGGCGCGGCCCGGTCAGGTGGTGGTCGGGTTCGCCGCCGAGACCGACGACGTCCTGGCCAACGGACGGAGCAAGCTGCTCCGCAAGGGCTGCGACCTGCTGGTGGTCAATGAGGTCGGGGAGCGCAAGACATTTGGTTCCGAGGAGAACGAGGCCGTGATCCTTTCGATCGATGGCACGGAAACCCCTGTGCCCTATGGTCCGAAGGAGGCCCTGGCCGATCTCCTGTGGGACCAGGTGGCGCCGCGACTCTGACCCGACCGGGCGGAATCCACGACCCTTGTTCCCCGGTTCCGTGTAGGGTCAGAATGGAGTGCCGCAGGTCACACAGCTCCCAGAAGGCGAGACAGGTGGTCTTGCGGGGGGCCGCGCCCGATAAGCTGAACCCGGAACGTGACCGGGCGCAGCCCCCGGTACCGTGCCGCCAAATGATCAGCCAGCAGCCGCTGCAACCCCAGGGAGCGATGTGTCCCGCCGTCTCTTCACCTCGGAGTCCGTCACCGAGGGCCACCCCGACAAGATCGCTGACCAGATCAGCGACACCATTCTCGACGCCCTGCTGCGCGAGGACCCCACGTCCCGCGTCGCCGTGGAGACCCTGATCACCACGGGTCTGGTCCACATCGCGGGCGAGGTGACCACCAAGGCGTACGCGCCGATCGCCCAGCTGGTCCGCGAGAAGATCCTGGAGATCGGCTACGACTCCTCGAAGAAGGGCTTCGACGGCGCCTCCTGCGGCGTGTCGGTGTCCATCGGGGCGCAGTCCCCGGACATCGCGCAGGGTGTCGACACCGCGTACGAGACCCGGGTCGAGGGCGACGAGGACGAGCTCGACAAGCAGGGCGCCGGCGACCAGGGCCTGATGTTCGGTTACGCCACCGACGAGACCCCCGAGCTGATGCCGCTGCCGATCCACATCGCGCACCGGCTCTCCCGCCGCCTCTCCGAGGTCCGCAAGAACGGGACCATTCCGTACCTGCGCCCCGACGGCAAGACCCAGGTCACCATCGAGTACGACGGCGACAAGGCCGTCCGCCTCGACACCGTGGTCGTCTCCTCGCAGCACGCGGCCGACATCGACCTCGACTCGCTGCTCGCGCCCGACATCCGCGAGTTCGTGGTCGAGCACGTGCTCAAGGAGCTCGTCGAGGACGGCATCAAGCTGGACACCGACGGCTACCGCCTGCTGGTCAACCCGACCGGCCGCTTCGAGATCGGCGGCCCGATGGGCGACGCCGGCCTGACCGGCCGCAAGATCATCATCGACACCTACGGCGGCATGGCCCGCCACGGTGGCGGTGCCTTCTCCGGCAAGGACCCGTCCAAGGTCGACCGTTCCGCCGCCTACGCCATGCGCTGGGTCGCCAAGAACGTCGTCGCCGCCGGACTGGCCTCCCGCTGCGAGGTCCAGGTCGCGTACGCCATCGGCAAGGCCGAGCCGGTCGGTCTGTTCGTCGAGACCTTCGGCACCGAGAAGATCGACATCGCGAAGATCGAGACCGCCATCGCCGAGGTCTTCGACCTCCGCCCGGCCGCGATCATCCGCGACCTCGACCTGCTGCGCCCGATCTACGCCCAGACCGCCGCGTACGGCCACTTCGGCCGTGAGCTGCCGGACTTCACCTGGGAGCGCACCGACCGCGTCGACGCGCTGCGCGCCGCCGCCGGCCTGTAATCCAGCCGCAGACCCGAGGAGGGCCCGGACCGGGAACGGTCCGGGCCCTCCGGCGCTGTCGGTGCCATTTGGTAAGAATGCTGCTGTGAGCAGCGAGAACGAGTCGGGGGAGCGGCCGGCGGACGGGAGTCCGGGCGGACCGCCGGAGCAGCTCGCGCTCATCCGGGGACTGGTCGCCGAGGCGAAGGCCAAGGCACCCAAGGCCAAACCCCGCACCTGGCGGGGCGCAGCCCTCGCCAAGGACCTCCCGGTGGCCCGGATCCTGGTCAACAAGGGCGTGCTCCATCTGGACCAGCTGTGGGACTACGCCGTCCCCGAGGAGCTCTCCGAAGCCGCCCAGCCCGGTGTCCGGGTCCGGGTCCGGTTCGGCGCCGGCGCCCACCAGGTGCACGGCGGGCGCCGCGAGGGCGGCGGGCTCATCGACGGATTCGTCATCGAGCGCCGCGCCGACACCGACTACCACGGCCCGCTGGCCGCCCTCGCCCAGGTCGTCTCGCCCGAAGCCGTCCTGAGCCCCCGGATGCTCGCCCTCGCCCGGGCCGTCGCCGACCGGTACGCGGGCAGCCTGGCCGACGTACTCCAGCTGGCCCTGCCCCCGCGCAACGCCCGCGCCGAGGCCAAGCCCTCCCCGGAGCCGCTGCCGCCGCCCCCCGCGCCCGAGCCCGGCGGCTGGGCGCGCTACCCGGCCGGACCGGCCTTCCTCCGGGCCCTGGCCGGCGGGGGGAACCCGCGCGCCGTCTGGACCGCGCTGCCCGGCCCCGGCTGGGCCGAGGAACTGGCCCGCGCCCTCGCCGCCGCCCTCGCCTCCGGCCGCGGCGCCCTCGCCGTCCTCCCCGACGGCAGGACCGCAGCCCGCGTCGACACGGCCCTCACCGCCCTCGTCGGCGAGGGCCGGCACGCCCTGCTCACCGCCGAATCGGGCCCGGAGAAGCGCTACCGGGAGTGGCTCGCCGTGCACCGGGGCTCGGTGCGCGCCGTGATCGGCACCCGGGCCGCCATGTTCGCCCCCGTCCGCGACCTCGGCCTGGTCGCGATCTGGGACGACGGAGACTCCAGCCACAGCGCCGACAACGCCCCGTTCCCGCACGTCCGCGAGGTGCTGGAGCTCCGCGCCGTCGGCGACGGCTGCGGCTTCCTGGCCGGCAGCACCTCCTGCACGGTCGAGGCCGCCCAGCTGGTCGAATCCGGCTGGGCCCGGCCGCTGGTCGCCGACCGGGAGACCGTACGGGCCACCGCCCCCCGGATCCGCACCGTCGGCGACGAGCTCCTGGCCCGGGACGAGGCGGCCCGCGCCGCCCGGCTGCCCAGCCTGGCCTGGGAGACCGTACGGGAAGGCCTCAAGACCGGCCCCGTCCTGGTCCAGGTGCCCCGGCGCGGCTACGTCCCCCGGCTGGCGTGCGAGCGCTGCCGGACCCCCGCCCGCTGCACGGCCTGCGCGGGCCCGCTGGAGGCCCCGGACGAACGGGAACTGACCTGCGGCTGGTGCGGGCGCTCCGAAAGCACCTGGCACTGCGAGGAGTGCGGCTCGTTCCGGCTGCGCGCCCAGGTGGTCGGCGCCCGCCGGACCGCCGAGGAGCTCGGCCGGGCCTTTCCCGCCGTCCCGGTGCGCACCTCCGGCCGGGACCACATCCTGGACCTGGTCCCGGACCGGCCGGCCCTGGTGGTCTCCACCCCGGGTGCCGAGCCGGTGGCCGCGGGGGAGGGCTATGCGGCGGCCCTGCTGCTGGACGGCTGGGCCATGCTGGGCCGCCCCGATCTCCGGGCCGGCGAGGAGGCGCTGCGCCGCTGGCTGGGCGCGTCCTCCCTGGTCCGGCCGGACGGCACGGTCGTGATCGTCGCGGAGCCGACGCTCCGCCCGGTGCAGGCCCTGGTCCGCTGGGACCCGGTGGGCCACGCCCTGCGGGAGCTCGCGGAGCGCGCCCAGCTGGGCTTCCCGCCGGTCTCCCGGATGGCCTCGGTGGCGGGCGCCGCCGAGGCGGTGGCCTCCTTCCTTGCCGCGGTGGAACTCCCCCCGGACGCCGAGGTCCTGGGCCCGGTGCCGCTGCCGTCGCGGCGCGGTGAACCCCCGGCCGGCGAGCGCGCCCTGGTGCGCGTCCCGCCGGGCAGCGGGGCGGCGCTGGCCGCGGCGCTGAAGTCGGCGCAGGCGGCCCGGCTGGCCCGCGGCGTGCCGGCCTCGGAAGCGGTCCGCGTGCGCATCGATCCGCCCCACATCGGCTGACCCGGCTGCATCTGGCGGACAATCAACTCCGGTACAGATTTCTTCTGCAGGGTGATCCGAAGGGAAGTCCATGCAAGAGCACTTCGACCTCGTCGTCCTCGGGGCCGGGCCCGGCGGCTACGTGGCCGCCATCCGCGCCGCCCAACTCGGCAAGCGGGTCGCCGTGGTGGAGGAGAAGTACTGGGGCGGTGTCTGCCTGAACGTCGGCTGCATCCCCACCAAGGCGCTGCTGCGCAATGCCGAACTCGCGCACCTCTTCACGCACGAGGCCAAGACCTTCGGCATCAAGGTGAACGGCGAGGTCTCCTTCGACTACGGCGAGGCGTTCCGGCGCAGCCGCCGGGTCGCGGACGGCCGGGTCAAGGGCGTCCACTACCTGATGAAGAAGAACGGCATCACCGAGATCGAGGGCCGGGGCACCTTCCTCGACGCCCACACCCTCCGGGTCGACGGGGCGGACGGCGGCAGCCGGTCGGTCTCCTTCGACCACTGCATCCTCGCCACCGGGGCCACGCCGCGGCTGCTGCCCGGCACCCGGCTCAGCGAGCGCGTGGTGACGTACGAGGAGCAGATCCTCGCCGAGGAGGTGCCGCAGTCCATCGTGATCGCGGGCGCCGGGGCCATCGGCATCGAGTTCGCCTACGTCCTGCACAACTACGGGGTGAAGGTCACCGTCGTCGAGTTCCTGGACCGGATCGCGCCCCTGGAGGACGCGGACGTGTCCGCCGAACTGGCCCGTCAGTACCGCAAGCTGGGCATCGAGGTGCTGACCTCGACCCGGGTGGAGTCGATCGACGACTCGGGCCCGCAGGTCCGGGTGACGGTCACCGGCCCCGACGGAACCGCCAAGGTCCTGGAGGCCGACCGGGTGCTCCAGGCGATCGGCTTCGCGCCGAACGTCACCGGCTACGGCCTGGAGGCGACCGGCGTACGGGTCACCGAGCGCGGCGCGGTCGAGGTCGACGGCCGCTGCCGCACCTCGGTGCCGCACATCTTCGCCATCGGGGACGTCACGGCCAGGCTGATGCTGGCGCACACCGCCGAGGCGATGGGCGTGGTCGCGGCCGAGACGATCGCGGGCGCGGAGACGATGGAGCTGGACTACCCGATGATCCCGCGGGCGACGTACTGCCAGCCCCAGATCGCCAGCTTCGGCTGGACCGAGGCGCAGGCCCGGGAGCAGGGCTTCGACGTCAAGGTCGCCAAGTTCCCCTTCACCGCCAACGGCAAGGCGCACGGCCTGGGCGACACGGTCGGCTTTGTGAAGCTGATCAGCGACGCCACCCATGGCGAGATCATCGGCGCCCATCTCATCGGACCGGATGTCACCGAACTGCTGCCGGAGCTGACGCTGGCCCAGCAGTGGGACCTGACGGTCCATGAGGTCGCCCGCAACGTCCATGCGCACCCCACGCTGGGCGAGGCGGTCAAGGAGGCGGTGCACGGCCTGGCGGGCCACATGATCAACTTCTAGCCCCGGTCCCGCCCCCGGTCACCGCCCCTGGTCCCGCCCCGACAGCCGCCGGGCCGCGGTCTGAAGACCCCGGCCCCGGTGCGGCGCCCTCGGGTGCGGGCCCGGCGCGTCAGCCGTTGCGCGGCCCCGGGAAGGCCGCCGGCCGGGCGGCGGAGCCGGCCGAGGCCGTTTCCTCGCGCAGCGGCTGCGGGGGGACCGAGCGGGCCGCCGGGACCGTGGGCATGCCCAG
This window harbors:
- a CDS encoding quinone-dependent dihydroorotate dehydrogenase, whose product is MYKLFFNLVFKRMDPEQAHHLAFRWIRLAARIPVLRTFLAAALAPRHTELRTEALGLRMHGPFGLAAGFDKNAVAIDGMSMLGFDHIEIGTVTGQAQPGNPKKRLFRLVPDRALINRMGFNNEGSAAVAARLAARNPVFKTVVGVNIGKTKVVPEAEAAADYVLSTERLARHADYLVVNVSSPNTPGLRNLQATESLRPLLTAVREAADRTVTGRRVPLLVKIAPDLADEDVDAVADLALELGLDGIIATNTTIAREGLGLKSDPSLVEETGGLSGAPVKERSLAVLRRLYARVGDRMVLVGVGGIENAEDAWQRILAGATLVQGYSAFIYEGPFYARAIHKGLAARLANSPYATLADAVGAETRKAAK
- the pyrF gene encoding orotidine-5'-phosphate decarboxylase, which gives rise to MTPSFGTRLRTAMDERGPLCVGIDPHAALLASWGLNDDIAGLEKFSRTVVEALADQVAVFKPQAAFFERFGSRGVAVLEQTVADARAAGTLVVMDAKRGDIGSTMAAYAEAFLNPASPLFSDALTVSPYLGYGSLKPAVDLARESGAGLFVLALTSNPEGSEVQRAVREDGRTIGATMLAHLAAENAGAEPMGSFGAVVGATLGDLSSFDLDINGPLLAPGIGAQGATAADLPAVFGPAVRNVVPNVSRGVLRHGPDVAALRTSARAFADEIRAAVA
- a CDS encoding integration host factor, with protein sequence MALPPLTPEQRAAALEKAAAARRERAEVKNRLKHSGASLHEVIKQGQENDVIGKMKVSALLESLPGVGKVRAKQIMERLGISESRRVRGLGSNQIASLEREFGGSGA
- the gmk gene encoding guanylate kinase, with amino-acid sequence MAAEVRPRLTVLSGPSGVGKSTVVAHMRKVHPEVWLSVSATTRKPRPGERHGVHYFFVTDDEFDKLIANGELLEWAEFAGNRYGTPRAAVMERLDRGEPVLLEIDLQGARQVRESMPEALLVFLAPPSWEELVRRLTGRGTESPEVIERRLTTAKVELAAESEFDTTLVNTSVEDVARELLALMEVV
- the rpoZ gene encoding DNA-directed RNA polymerase subunit omega: MSSSIAAPEGIINPPIDELLEATDSKYSLVIYAAKRARQINAYYSQLGEGLLEYVGPLVDTHVHEKPLSIALREINAGLLTSEAIEAPAQ
- the coaBC gene encoding bifunctional phosphopantothenoylcysteine decarboxylase/phosphopantothenate--cysteine ligase CoaBC, producing MGSKPKVVLGVSGGIAAYKACELLRRLTESGHEVRVVPTESSLNFVGEATWAALSGNPASTEVWETVHEVPHVRIGQGADLVVVAPATADLLAKAAHGLADDLLTNTLLTARCPVVFAPAMHTEMWEHPATQENVATLRRRGALVIEPAVGRLTGKDTGKGRLPDPEEIFEVCRHVLRRSGQGRGITESDLAGRHVVISAGGTREPLDPVRFLGNRSSGKQGYALARTAVARGARVTLIAANTALPDPAGADVVRVGTALQLREAVLKAAADADAVVMAAAVADFRPVAYAAGKIKKQDGQEPAPVDLTRNPDVLAEISAHRARPGQVVVGFAAETDDVLANGRSKLLRKGCDLLVVNEVGERKTFGSEENEAVILSIDGTETPVPYGPKEALADLLWDQVAPRL
- the metK gene encoding methionine adenosyltransferase yields the protein MSRRLFTSESVTEGHPDKIADQISDTILDALLREDPTSRVAVETLITTGLVHIAGEVTTKAYAPIAQLVREKILEIGYDSSKKGFDGASCGVSVSIGAQSPDIAQGVDTAYETRVEGDEDELDKQGAGDQGLMFGYATDETPELMPLPIHIAHRLSRRLSEVRKNGTIPYLRPDGKTQVTIEYDGDKAVRLDTVVVSSQHAADIDLDSLLAPDIREFVVEHVLKELVEDGIKLDTDGYRLLVNPTGRFEIGGPMGDAGLTGRKIIIDTYGGMARHGGGAFSGKDPSKVDRSAAYAMRWVAKNVVAAGLASRCEVQVAYAIGKAEPVGLFVETFGTEKIDIAKIETAIAEVFDLRPAAIIRDLDLLRPIYAQTAAYGHFGRELPDFTWERTDRVDALRAAAGL
- a CDS encoding primosomal protein N', encoding MSSENESGERPADGSPGGPPEQLALIRGLVAEAKAKAPKAKPRTWRGAALAKDLPVARILVNKGVLHLDQLWDYAVPEELSEAAQPGVRVRVRFGAGAHQVHGGRREGGGLIDGFVIERRADTDYHGPLAALAQVVSPEAVLSPRMLALARAVADRYAGSLADVLQLALPPRNARAEAKPSPEPLPPPPAPEPGGWARYPAGPAFLRALAGGGNPRAVWTALPGPGWAEELARALAAALASGRGALAVLPDGRTAARVDTALTALVGEGRHALLTAESGPEKRYREWLAVHRGSVRAVIGTRAAMFAPVRDLGLVAIWDDGDSSHSADNAPFPHVREVLELRAVGDGCGFLAGSTSCTVEAAQLVESGWARPLVADRETVRATAPRIRTVGDELLARDEAARAARLPSLAWETVREGLKTGPVLVQVPRRGYVPRLACERCRTPARCTACAGPLEAPDERELTCGWCGRSESTWHCEECGSFRLRAQVVGARRTAEELGRAFPAVPVRTSGRDHILDLVPDRPALVVSTPGAEPVAAGEGYAAALLLDGWAMLGRPDLRAGEEALRRWLGASSLVRPDGTVVIVAEPTLRPVQALVRWDPVGHALRELAERAQLGFPPVSRMASVAGAAEAVASFLAAVELPPDAEVLGPVPLPSRRGEPPAGERALVRVPPGSGAALAAALKSAQAARLARGVPASEAVRVRIDPPHIG
- the lpdA gene encoding dihydrolipoyl dehydrogenase, with product MQEHFDLVVLGAGPGGYVAAIRAAQLGKRVAVVEEKYWGGVCLNVGCIPTKALLRNAELAHLFTHEAKTFGIKVNGEVSFDYGEAFRRSRRVADGRVKGVHYLMKKNGITEIEGRGTFLDAHTLRVDGADGGSRSVSFDHCILATGATPRLLPGTRLSERVVTYEEQILAEEVPQSIVIAGAGAIGIEFAYVLHNYGVKVTVVEFLDRIAPLEDADVSAELARQYRKLGIEVLTSTRVESIDDSGPQVRVTVTGPDGTAKVLEADRVLQAIGFAPNVTGYGLEATGVRVTERGAVEVDGRCRTSVPHIFAIGDVTARLMLAHTAEAMGVVAAETIAGAETMELDYPMIPRATYCQPQIASFGWTEAQAREQGFDVKVAKFPFTANGKAHGLGDTVGFVKLISDATHGEIIGAHLIGPDVTELLPELTLAQQWDLTVHEVARNVHAHPTLGEAVKEAVHGLAGHMINF